Below is a genomic region from Sphaeramia orbicularis chromosome 6, fSphaOr1.1, whole genome shotgun sequence.
tttttatctctatttaacctttcttaagtgatttatcaccatttgttatactattatcctctgcattttggatttttcactgtaaatcatgtattttcctacatttatgagtactatatttaatttagatgttcattaaaggtcaaAGTATATGCAAAGGtagctatatcctcctgagacccagcaatgcatttttgtcctctgtaggggacaaaagtttcagttttatttaaaaaaaaacaaaaaaaaaaactacccattgcaaaggacattccattgaaaaaaaaactgttgcattatgcagtttccaatcaagacaattgtttaatgtaaaaaagataaaattttcactttcctgggtctcaggaggatatcaaaaTGGAAAAcggaataaaaagtgactttttcaacaaaacatatcattaattgaacataaacccagtgtcttcatccactgtcattggtccaactccatgggttttactggtgaatcagtgttctagaacaggggttcccaaagtggggtacacatacccccaggggtacttggaagaagcccaggggggtacttgaaattttttggggaaaaatacattaaataagtcatcatgtaccaattacaaaataaacaatgagaattaatgctgaaatataaaacacaataaatactttcatatcataattttattctcaaacatcttgtttaagctttggtaacattttaagaacatttctatttcatattattcaaaaatgagtttgagtagctaagtagttattttttgttgatgaaaggttcatttattaattaacgACCACTTTATTTTTCcttatcaatgaaagagagcactttttacttcatattttatattttacacacaaaatttactttaaaaaataattttttcaaatatatatattacagttaaatatatgttgtttgcttACAAAGTTTTGAGAATATAagcagacacctttggcacaggaacaaattctgcctaatttttttcaatcaaaaatgctgacgtgagagttgggggtacttggctaaaaaaagcatatttcagggggtactccactgtagaAAGTTTGAGtaccactgttgtagaagatgacagtgtttccacgttcactacggagcctctgaatgtccaaatgggttctatctgatgtccatgaaaagatgacaaactgcattttacaccaattatttacatgtattgataggattagtggctcaacaggtattaaacagtttacatcagtagataatttgtcaccagtggaggtttgggactttatgggttaaagctgaaaGTTACTGTCTGTCAGTGACAGTGACCATGACTTGGCAATGACAGATGACGGGTTTCAACAAATATCTACCAGCAGTGTCTTTAACCAGTCTTACTAGTTTATCAAGCATTCTGACTTGTACTGCCGACAGTTTCTATGCCTGAAAAACAGGAACATGTTTCTGTAAAGCCTCACTCAGTCCGATGGCAGCGACAAGCCCACTCTGTGAACAGGACCTATTTTGTCCTCAGTGCAGTGAGATTTACAACCTTCCTGTTCTTTTAAAATGTGGGCATAATATTTGTCGAGTTTGTTTGCAGAAATTCTGGGAATGGAAAGGATGTCGGGAATGTCCGGTGTGTGGCACTGTGTCTGTCCCTGGGAGGCCTCCTATCAATTTGGCACTAAAATTAGCTGCAGAGGAATATCAAGTACTGAAGACCACGAAGAACAAGGATGTCTGTGTTTTACACAATGAGAAGCTGAGGATTTTTTGTCAGAATGATGAAGAACCCATCTGCCTTGTCTGCAAAACCTCAAAATACCATAAGGTTCATGAGTGCTGCCCGGTAGAAGAGGCAGCCCAACAGAAAAAGGTAGAGTAAAAATAGAAACAGGAAAATAACGTTCACACATACTACAACACTATAAGAACCACAGTTATTTGTAAGATCAAACAAAATATGGTAGGGTATTGGACTGGCTAAGTCTGATGTAGTAAAATATATATTAAGAAGTATCAGTTTAGATCAAAAAATAATGCAACTATAATGTATTGGATTAAAAGGATAAATGtgactatatttaaccctttgatgcataaattatgagaaccttagtcaagatttttttcttgagtgtttttattcctctttaggcatgacaaaaacaatgacattgaattttttttttaattaacctatttttcacggagttacaaaaatgtccactcatttggacaccatgtgtttcatttttgaagcaaagaaacatgtatttaaaacgcaatatcagaaactgtgaaaactatgaaacaaaagcatttttgatgcaggtagtctgatgttttctcaccttttatctaATACTAGTtctcactcacttcatggaaataatataaaaaaaaaaaaaaatttggtttttagaaaacttttaattacagccCAATAACAACTAGCATTTGATTTACCCtcagtcatgttactgcagatcaggtttatcaagaacatacaggtacagtaatggtatgaatgtcagtgtactatgggatggtgcatgagcatccactgtgtcagctgatatggaactaaaacattaaaacccatgaatatacaagagaacagctgtagaataactgtccactggagtgaccagtatgtatgaaagggttaattgaaaaACTTAAATTAAGAACAAGCAAGAAAAttgtgttttcagtgtaatttgatgtttttaacTTCAATTGTGAATATTTTAGGGAGAAATTTCAGCAAAGTTGGAGCCCTTGAAGAAAAAGCTCAGAGTACTGAACAAGACAAAGCAGGAGTGGGAACAAACCAAAACCTACATACAGGTAAAAGTCTGTAGATCAATTCTTTATAGTCTTATGAACATCATAAATACAGTTTAGTATTTACTGAGGTGAAGAGACAAAGGTGATTCACTTTTAAATGTACTTCTGGTCTGAAGAGAAACATGACTCACCACTTCAAATAAACATTCCTACTGTTTACTGGTATTAAACCCAGCTTCCTCATTATTACAGACTCAAGCAAATCAAGATGAGAAGGCAATTAAGGAGGAGTTTGAGAAGTTACGGCAGTTTCTTCAGGAGGAGGAAAACAGAAGGCTGAATTTAttgaaacaagaaaaagaaactaagaccCGGGTGATGTGCGATAAACTAAAGCACATTGAGGACCAGATCAATAAACTTTCCTTCATCATCGGTGATATTGAGAAGAGCCTCAGAGAAAatgatttaacatttttacatgTATGTTCATGCTTTTGAACAAAAATAAGGATTTCTTTCACCAAACATttaattaatgaaatattttattttttcctccattCTTGAAATAGGAATACAAGCAGACAAAGAAAAGGTATGCATACGCCACTATCAGACTAAATTAGCAGTAATTGTTGTCTGCATTAGACAATG
It encodes:
- the LOC115420510 gene encoding zinc-binding protein A33-like — its product is MAATSPLCEQDLFCPQCSEIYNLPVLLKCGHNICRVCLQKFWEWKGCRECPVCGTVSVPGRPPINLALKLAAEEYQVLKTTKNKDVCVLHNEKLRIFCQNDEEPICLVCKTSKYHKVHECCPVEEAAQQKKGEISAKLEPLKKKLRVLNKTKQEWEQTKTYIQTQANQDEKAIKEEFEKLRQFLQEEENRRLNLLKQEKETKTRVMCDKLKHIEDQINKLSFIIGDIEKSLRENDLTFLHEYKQTKKRIKCNIQEPECIRDILINSAKHLGLLKFGVWKNMAKIINCAPITLDPNTAQSNLRFSEELTCVQYNSKKLLPDNLERCTSRVCVLGAIGFTSGKHSWTVEVGQGKNWYIGAAQESIKRKSTIFLNPSEGFWVISLSNGDSYWAQTSPRIKLVLKQKPQKITVELDYDKGKVVFINTADSTTIYTFKDKFTERIFPYFSPGLYDDEKKSSPLKICPQTVRVDVE